The genome window TGTGGTGATAGTGTCGGGAATGGTAGGCAGCTGTATATCTCCTGCTTTTACaacctttctttcttgttaATTTTGCAGAATAGTTTTCTATGTCGATTTTAGTTCCTTTTTTGCATTGGTAGGCCAATGGTGTGACATAAATTTGCAAAAACTTTTTTAATATCAAACTTCACTTGATGTTGTGATGGATCTGGCTTTTTCGTATGcataatatgaaaatttctgCCCCTCTATATATAACCTCATGGTGGAACTGTTTGATGTATGAATTTTCTCTTCAAACAATTTGTGGTGTTTATTTGGCATGTTGAGCTCTTGTAGTCATTAGGTTTTCGTCAAGGATTAGACACTTGTGTGCATCCATTGCTGGTTTAGTTACCTTATCGATTGGAGTTGAAAAATGTTCTCTTTACCCCTTAGATTGATTCGGTGCTTCATAGAAAAAACTGCTAAACGATCatgtaaattttattttagtactATTTATTGTTGCTATATAAATCGAAtacaaatcaatcaaatcatATCACACTATTGACACCGTAACCATGGGCAGGTTtatacaaaggaaaaaaagggtaGGATGAGGGTGAAAAGAACAgagaattaaacaaaacaatgcACACACAGAGACAgcacacaaacacaaaagtCATTCAACTTTTCCAACTTCATCTCCTTGATGCAGCACTATGAATGGCTGCTATATACAGAAGCTGCGTAGCTGAAAGGATGATCAAGAATGCCTCCAGTGTTCTCTGCATGAAACAGAGCAAGTAtgtttcaatataaaatctcTGGAAGATTAAGGTTTGAATAGaaaagaatttctttttatcttaCCAGACGCGCATTTCTGATACGAAGCTCAATCTCCTTGCAAGCGAAGCTGCACGAATTAGGTACCCGGTTAGCTTAATATAAAGAGAAAATAGTTTGAAGAATTTGTATACATGTGCTGTTTTAGGATGGCAATGTGTAAGTACCCCATGGCAAGGAGGGTGAGGGTCCAGGCAACGGTAGCAGCTGCGGCTGCGGATGGCAAGCTATCAGCTGTCCAAGATCGAATATGGTTGATTCCGGAAATGGCTGAAGCAGCACCAACAACTCCGGCGAT of Prunus dulcis chromosome 4, ALMONDv2, whole genome shotgun sequence contains these proteins:
- the LOC117625959 gene encoding membrane protein PM19L-like, which codes for MANQQLKSVAGLLLLLNFCMYVIVLGIGGWAMNRAIDHGFIIGPGFDLPAHFSPIYFPMGNAATGFFVTFALIAGVVGAASAISGINHIRSWTADSLPSAAAAATVAWTLTLLAMGFACKEIELRIRNARLRTLEAFLIILSATQLLYIAAIHSAASRR